CGATTGCTATATAACATATACTTGTCGATTTCTCTCTCCTTAATTAACTAATTCGAACTCTTCGAACTAATCCAACATACTCTTCTAAGTTAATTTCATATAACCTAATAGGGGAACCTAATgaacctatagatcatggacTCCAAAGACAAGAGATTAACTGGCTAAACCCTTTTCGAATGAcctaatcaacattcgttgACTGACatgtcattccactaaagtctctTAGTTGCACTCTCCTCACcgtagatatatttgtgttaatCTAATGAAACCATGattagtaagttaatccttcacatgTTGTTTGTAATCTACCTTGggtcaaaatatcattttattctcgagattacatcttgcttcTTAAGTTCCACTAATCCACCATTGAAAAATTGGTTTTAGGTTTAATCTATAAATTGAATCCTTCTCgagccaatgagagggtggggccccttgttccAAATTTGGATTCAATCTttaagggaacaacctatctactaaccttACAatgggtaggagtgaattccacGTAGCTGCACCCTATATCCCCAACTATATGTCCGATCTTACCTCTGAAATGGGAGGCCTATTAGGCCAACATTGTTGAGCTGCCCTGatcacctatgcagatctaaagATAATTTCTtgtgaacagaagttcatagttaCATAGGCCATCAATGAAAAAGCCAATGAAGTTTTGAATACTTCAACTCTTTTATAGATAATTATTCAAGGTATGATTATTTACACTTAATGGAGCATAAAACTAAagctcttgaaaagttcaaagagtATAAGGCTGAAGTTGAAAGTCTCtattaagtaaaaatattaaaatacttcTATCTAATCAATCAAGTTAGAAAGTTATATGGATTTGAGATTTCAGAACTATATGATAGACCATGAAATTCAATTCCAACTCAGTACCTGTTATATCCCAACAAAATGATGTATCAGAAAGGAGAAATAGAACCCAGTTAGACATGATTCCTTCAATTGCCTAATTCATTTTGGGGGTATGCGATAGAGATTGCAGTTCATATCTTGAATAATATTTCCTTGAAGAATGTTTCTGAAACACctttcaagttttgaaaatgacatAAAAACTAGTTTAAGTCACTTCAGAATCTGAGGTTGTCCAGCACACGTGTTAGAGACAAATTCAAAGAAGTTGGAACCTCGTTCAAGGTTATGCCAATTTGTTGGTTACCCTAAAAGAAATGAGAGATGGTCATATGAGATCATATGAGATCATAAATCGCTAAGTAAATTAGTATTAAATAAAGCAACTGTTGAATCAACAAGAGTTGTTGATGAACCTGGTCCCTTATCAAAAGTTGATGGAACCAATACATCAAGTCAATCTCGTCCTTCTCAATCGTTGAGTATGCCTCAACGCAGTGAGAGAATTGTATCACAACCTAATTGTTACTTGAATTGTATCAACAAGAGGTGTACGTCtcaagaaaaagttaaattgtTGCTGACGATTAGCCTACGTGTTGTGTTTGAGTTGGCTACATGGCGCGACGAGTTAGTAAGGTGATACATGTTAAGCGTGGAAGTGACCCTTTAGTGTAAGAGGACACTATAAATAGGATCgtaagaaaaagggaaaagtaGAAGTTTTGTTTGAAGGTATTAGATCTTTTTGGTGAAAGTGAGAAGACAAAGTTCTGAATGCTAAATGGTCAGTTGAGGAAATTGTCAAAAGAGAGGAGAAAGTCGAAAGTAAAGAAGGAACGAGTTAAGGCTAAGTATCTTCTATAAGTAATCATTCTTCATGAACAaatgttttatgaaatttttataatgaataaacatttgtgaatgaaaaattagttttcgAACATGATTTCTGAACTGTTATTTATgggtataaatatttttctatgcTTGAATACGAATGATTGCTTGAGATAGGACAACGTCTGTATTTATGATCTTCATGTTAAAAGGGAATGTTTCATAAATGTGGGTTGTAAGTATTTTTTCATCACCTTGTGATTTTGTGTATGAGATGCCCTTGTTACTTTGTGATAACCTATGGTAATAATAAGCTATAAGCTAACTCCCCTTTGTTAGTAACTGTGTGGTTTTTGTGTTATGGTGTGGTATAACCTATTGCAAGACGCTGGTGGAAATCTCAAATAACTCGCATGATGCTGGTTGAGTGTGAATTTCAAGTCTAGACGAGGAGAGAATTCTAGGTTGAGGTGAGTTATGATGTGTTTTTGATGTTGGACACTAATGGAAATCCAGGTAACTCGCATGACACTGGTTTAGTGTGAATCTCAAGTCTGGGAAATATTGAATGTGATGAGACACTGGTGGAAATCCCAGGTAACTCATTGATGCTAGTTGAGTGTGAATCCTAGGTCTAGGCAAGGGGAGAATCCCAGGTCTCAATGATGATCTTGTTTGCAAGATGATTTTAAGCACACAGTGCTTGTGATGCCTATTATGATAACGATTAATTGTAGTGACTTGATGCGGTGTGATTTATCTGAAGTAGTTTGACCTTATTATTGTGGATTCCATATGTTTTCCCCAAAAAGGTTTTCTCAAACTCATCACTCACTAAGTCCAtttgacttatgttttaagttcCCCTCCCTAGGTTGTCAAGTGGTGAAGCCATGCGAAGGTTGGTCCTCAGGCATTGCATCCTAGTGAAGGAGGAAAGACAGAGTTACTCTATCGTCTTTCGTGGCGTGCTAGTCATGGCATCTCATCATGCATCTAAGCAGCCGATTGGTAAGGGCATCGCTCCTTAGCGCAATGGCCTGACTCGAAAGAAAGGTGAGAGAAATACCCAGGTTAGTGAGGACAAACCCGGTGAGACAGAGAGCCAAAGTGTCGAGTAAGGGAGATGATAGCCCTAACGCTGTCTGCTAAGAGAATTGGTTGAACGATTGAGGCGAAGGACGAAGTTGCACCTTTACACCTCTAAGTACCTACTAGAAGGATCAATGTTTAAtagtgaagaaagaaaagaaagacccCAAAGGATGTCCTTGGGTTGgattgaagatgaaaaaaaaaggaaaaaagatgaagatcaGAGTCTTATACACCCAAACACCTCGACACGAAGAACAATATCTTagtgaaaagaagaaggaggTGAGAAGATCatacttggttttattttatgaaaagtaaatttaaaagtttgtaatttgtatTGTATGAACTCTTTAAagtgttaagttaataaagGGAAGAAATTAAGTTATTTCACTACTTTATTGTTATCTCTTGAGTTGTCACCTAGAAGTGGAATTTAAGTTGTTCTTGTAAAAGTACTAGGCGACGGAGTAAAGTTCAAGAGTTGTAGTTATTTTCCGCTATGTTTATCCTTGTGCTTATCGCCTACAAGTTAATTGAGTTATGTAATAAGAGCTAAGTGATGAAGCTAAGttgaagagttattttttGCTTCAAAGTTGTGGAGGTCTCTAAGGCTCAATGGAAGAGCTTTCCGAACGgacaagaagaaaagttttttcGCATACTATGTGTTTAACGCATCATCTCACGGAGAGATACACAATGGATGTCTAGGTGGTACGCCCTCATCTGGTCACATGAAGTGACATATAGGACAGAATGTGACAGGTTTAACTGAAACTCCGATTGTCAAACCAGATGATGATGTTGAGGATCCATTGTCTTATAAATAGGCAATGAATGACATGTACAAGGACAAATGGGTCAAAGTCATAGAACTTGAAATGCAGTCTCTGTACTTTAGTTCAGTGTGAGAGCTTGTAGATATACCTAATGGGGTGAAATCTATAAGGTGGAAAAGGATCtataagagaaagagagattcaGCTAGGAAGGTAAAACCTTCAAAGCTAGGCTTGTAGCAAAAGGATATACCCAAAGGGAATGGGTTGACTATGAGAAAACTTTTTCCCTTGTTGCTATGTGAAAGTTTATAAGAATTCTATTATTCATAGCCacattttatgattatgaaatatgACAAATTGATGTCAATACTACTTTTCTAAATGAcaaatcttgaagagagtatcttTATGTCTCAGTAGGAGGGGTTCATAACCTAAGGTCAGAAGTAAAAAGTTTGCAAGCTGAATCGATCTATTTATAGGTTGAAACAAGCATCCAAATCTTGAAACATTAGGTTTGATGTTGTGATCAAATCTTATGGTTTTGACTAAAACGTTGATAAAATTCGTGTATAcaagaaaaatcaacaaaggTAAAGTAGCTTTCTTAGTACTTTATGTGGACGATATCCTTTTCATTGGAAATGATGTAGGATACCTAACTGACGTTAAAACTTGGCTAGCAGCTCAATTCcaaatgaaagatttgaaaGAGGCATAATATGTTCTTAGGATCCAAATCATAAAGGATCATAAGAACAAAATGCTAGCACTATCTTAAGCAACCTCTATCGATAAAATATTGGTTTGATATTCGATGCAAAATTCTAGGAAAGGTTTATTACCTTTCAGGAATGGGGTTTGCTTGTTTAATGAACAGTGTCCTAGGACACCTCAAGAAATTGAAGATATGAGACATATTCTTTATGCCTCAGTTGTGGGCATCTTAATATATGTTATGCTTTACATTAGGTCAGACATTTGCTATGTAGTGGGAATAGCCAGTAGGTAGCAATCTAACCTAGAGTTAGACCACTGAACGACAATTAAAATTATGCTCAATTATCTTAGGAGAACAAGAGACTACATACATGCTTCTGTATAGAACTAAGGATTTGATTCCAACCCCGcttcttttattcatttctctTCTAGCAAGTGTAAAATTACAAGAACATTTCATCTTTCGGTTTGATTCCAACCcctattctttctttcttcatttctaaTAAGCAACCGGTGGATGGCATTGACGATGACttgttcaacttttttctacTACTTCTgctattcttcttcttcactgtTTCATCctttgtttggtttttcttcaattcttctgGTTTGAACCTTGATTCTTCtccttatttgattttaaagaagaaatttgaagaaaccACTAAACTTGAAgaatgatagaaaaaaaaatgtcaagtgcctcattgaagaaaaagaaaacacgtTTTTAGGCAACAAAAAGATGTAAAAGGCCGAGCACCTCAAACGAAGGTGCTCACCCAGGGTACTTGTAAGGCAGACACTGTGGCCTCCCATTGTCTCGCCTCTCACCATAGGCACTCACCTTACTGCCTCACTGGTTTATAGTCAACTTTTTGCAGACAAACTTTGTCCCTAATAACATTAGCTCtgtgaattttgaaaagatatttttagtgTCCCTTAtcttgaatgaaaattataattgttattttatcattttcaagaaaaaaataacttcaGAAATACAAGGACTAAGACACACTTTAAGAGTGCACTGCCTATATCTAAACATATGAAAGTATCAAAGTTTAGTCAGGAGGTGTAAGCatcaaaatagtatttttgaTTTTCTAATAATCTATTATGCCCCCAGAAGAATTAAGTCAACCAACAAGGTTTTTCTGTCTAATGTCTACTCACCAATGTAGATCGGCTGATTGTCTTTCACCATGGCTGCCCGGAAACAAGGAGCTGTAGAAGGCCTAAGTTTGAATATCTAAGGACGCAGACTTTTTTATTGACTcttcttttgaaattcaacAGCTTCTGTCATCTCCAAGGTTTTGCTGTTTAATGTCTACCCACCAATGTAGATGGGCTGATTGTCTTTCACCATGGCTGCGTGGAGACAAGGAGCTGTAGAAGGCCTAATAAGTTTGAATATCTAAGGACACAGACTTTTTGATTGACTCTCTTCTTTTGGAATTCAACAGCTTCTGTCATCTCCCTAAGGATGCTACAGGTCGTGTTGAGCAAGCTGTTGCGGTTCCTGGTTCTCACCCAGCGTGTTGTTCTCCGCCTAAGGCTGGCAACTGGAAGTTGAATGTGATTGCAGTTTGGCCGAAGGAGAAAAGTTGGGGTGGACTGGGGTGAATCATTCATGATGGTCCTGTGGTTCTTGGAGGTTGTAAGTTCACTAACAAGAATTGGAGCATAAGCCTCCTCAAAGCTGTGGCTTTGGTGGAGGGATTGAATGCAATCGAATTGGAGTGGTCTGGGCTTAACCCCCCATTTGAAGTTGAGTTTGATGCTTTAGAGGTTTATTCATCTCCTCGACAGGgatgaattttgtttctgAATAAGGATTGTTCATGAACGATATTCTTATTATTGAGAATTCTGTTAATGTATCTTTGGGTCACATCTCTAGAGAGGAGAATAAATCTGCCTATATTATTGTAACTTTGGCATCCTCTTGTAGTTCTTTGATTTCGAAATCATAGCATTGTCCTTTATCCTTGATGGGATTCCTAGGGAGCACCTGATTCTAATGGCATCCTCCTAGAGAGTACCTGGTTCTGTTTCCACCTTAGGAAGGGAGCTACTACGGATATACGAGTTTTGACACCCTGGAAAAGGTAGTTCCTGGACAGGTACAATTTGACTTTATTAATTTCACACAATGAGAATCGAACCTTGAACACCGCCAAGATGTTGTACAACAactagaattaaaaaatgtagctACTGTTATGctgtaataaaaagaaaccttCAGGATTCATATTTACAAGTTCCCTCATATTGTATCAGCAGGTATACTAAAAATGTTCCTATCACTAAAAGCAAAAAGGTATGGAAAATTGAATAACAAGTTAAAATAAGATATGCGTATAGGTATTAGGTGTTACTTGTTAACTCCGCCCCTTCCGACGATATCCTAGAATCTGAGAACATGTAAAGAATGATGAGATAAGTGAACCaataaatcaacttttaaaattaagttccAACAATTAATGTCCAAGAAATTAACTCAAATCATTCTTATTGTGTACTCACCAAGAGGTCCCTACTATAGGTGCAATCTGATTGAAGTCCTGCCAAAAAAATTTCGCCTTCCAAACTTTGTAGCTCATACTTAAGTGGATCAAAAACAAGAGACATGCCATCAATTGAGATTGAAGCACTTGGGGTTGATTGCTCATTGCTAGTCCTAGGGCGACCTTTCAGTGACAGTATTTCAACATCATCAGCTTGCAGAGGTGTCTTTCGCGAGACATACTGCTTTCAATGGAATAAGAAAAGAGAACGTGATAGTTGTTAGTCAAATGGAAAAATCATTgggcaaaaaaagaaagaaagaaagaaaaagtctCATTGGCAGGTAAGGTCATTAAACGTCACTTACTTCACGCAAGTGTTTGACAGTCAAACTTGGACGGCAGTAGAGATGTGGCTGCTGCAAACTTGGAGTGCTTTCTTTATCCACTGAAATAAGAAGGAGATGGACATCCAACTGcaataaagaataatttttcataagaAGATGATGGTTGTGAACTAGGAGGGATGGGAATCATTGGCACACAGCAAGTGGTTGAGTTATCCAAATAGCAGCTAGGAACAAAGAACTTGAACTGCTTTGCTTACAAACAAAACCCAGTAAAATATCAAAGTGGGATATGAGTTATGACTACGACAGATACTGACTTACAACAATAGACATTGTTCCATACCtcattgttattttcttctagGCCTCGCAGATATTTGGCTAGTTTCATTAAACGACTACTTCTAGAACTTTTATTGCCGGACCCACCAGCACTACCATGCCTGGAGTTACTACGTACACCACCACGCCCCCAACCAAGCATTTCAGTGTTCAAGACAAGACCTGGAGAAACTGTTCGATTCTCTCTGCTCATATCTAAATCACTTTCAGCACATCCATCTCCACTATCTATGTTGGCTATTGACGAAGAAGGCTGAGAGGAACGAACGGTGGGATgtctcttcttcctcctttgTCTAACTTCTGTAAATCTTTCATCAGCTGAAGATGAATCTTTGCCCTCATTGTTATCATCGTCATCGTCATTATCTTCATATCCCGATACTTCATCTCCTCGGCCATTTTGTCTCCTTAAATGAACATTCCTATGATTGCGACGTGATCTTGTTAGAATCACACCAGCTGTATCCTTTCCCAATATGCGTTTCTTACTTAGTGCTTCTGATTGTCGTTGAAATATCTGAGCAATTGATTCCTGAATCTGTACTACAAAACAAGAGGACATGAAATCACACAAGATTGGACAAAAGAATTCTTTTTACCTTCTCAAAATAAATGCCCTGGAATTCATATGTACTATTAGACTCTTGTCATATCATTTTTTGagaggaaacaaaaaatttcatcgATATTTGAAATATAGCAAAAGAAAGGGCATATCCCGAGAGCCTGAAAACGGAGTTACAAAAAGGATATCAGAATGAGCACATCACAATGGTTCACTGAACAAGCTACGTTTTAGGATTACTATAAGTATAAACTAATGTTGTGAAAGGTTCAACTAAATGAGAGTACAATATTCCATGACAAAATTGTTACTTGTTCAGAATAGAAATTGTCCACCAAAGCAAGCAAACATTGCAAGCatacaatatgaaatattgCAACCATACAAATTCAGCGTCCTCATCCCCCatacaatatgaaatattgCAAGCATACAAAGTAGACCATCTGTTGTCCAAGTCCCCCatactataaaatttaaatgttgttcAGAAGTCAGGAAAAGAAGTGTGCCCATGAAAATAACATCTCAAATTCAGCGTAAAGTCTTGTAAAATATTGCAAGCATACAATATGTACCCTAGCAAAGAACCTGACCTGTTTATTACGgttcctttcttcttcatgaAATGTTAATTCCTGAGACAAAATTAAGAACAGAAATGCTTCCTTTAGGGGGatataaagggaaaaaatagttcttttttaatcaaataaataaataagtgcaAAACACCTCCTCCtcatatttatcaatatctgGATATAGGGCGGCAATCAGTGCATCATAATTTGGATCATCTCTCAAAGAACGTCTACTGGCACAATGTGTACGACAAGCTGGACATTCATTGTTCCTAGAATCGCAAACATAGTTACATAAATAAGTTCAATAGTTATATAACTTGTTCTAGTTCACCATGATAGACTGAACAATAAAGCAAccatataaaacaaaaatacagtTCAAATAGTATAGTATAGAAACAACAAGGACTTATTCATATACCCCAGCCGCATTGATTTGTCAATGCATTCTCTACAGAACCGGTGCAAGCATTCCATTACAGTTCGCGTTTTCTTAATAATCCCTGTCAAGGTCAACAAGGTTGCTAGTTTCTTTACTTGATTGATCAGAAATGCAGGAAGACAAGTTACAGAGTGATGTAcctcaaaaatcaaatagcaCGAAGTTATGGAACCAAAGGAGTTGTTCATTTAAGATTTACAACAAATGCTGATTATGCAAATCTTAAGTCATAAAACTTATGCcactaattaatcaattatcaTGTATTTCTTTATCCTGTTTCCATTTTCCTaccttcattattttaaaaaaaaaaaaaaaaaagccaacTGTCAATCAGAAGAAACAGATTTGACCAAGATATTACAAGGAGGTGCCTCCAATAATTCAGAATCATGATCAATGACTATCATCccccaaaaaggaaaaacaaaatcaagatTCAAGATTAATGTGcaattaacatttaaaaaaaagaaagaaagaaagaaagaaagaaagaaagaaagaaagaaagaaagaaagaaagaaagaaagaaagaaaagaaagaaaagaaagaaagaaagaaaagaaagaaaagaaagaaagaaagaaaagaaagaaaagaaagaaaagaaagaatggtAAAAGCACACAGAGAGGATTAAAATGACCAAACTTCAGAACTTTTGTCAGAAAAACCTCGAACTGTTAACGTAAAAAATTTTCTGCTTCTTTCTAGCCGAAACTGTGTGCCCCTAACTACAGCTTTCTATTTCCCCATTGACATTTTAGGAAGAGCTaactttcttgtttttt
This DNA window, taken from Cucumis sativus cultivar 9930 chromosome 6, Cucumber_9930_V3, whole genome shotgun sequence, encodes the following:
- the LOC101221333 gene encoding putative E3 ubiquitin-protein ligase RING1a isoform X2, giving the protein MPAHKRSWSDTVHGEDPRDQQFSHQDAKQSRTERETKTDIEEEEEEEEQREEQLKEGQRVDEGEEEKQRQQLEEATGDRDSEGTQSSSSEEKPEFIFVELSGIRKDVQCPICLGIIKKTRTVMECLHRFCRECIDKSMRLGNNECPACRTHCASRRSLRDDPNYDALIAALYPDIDKYEEEELTFHEEERNRNKQIQESIAQIFQRQSEALSKKRILGKDTAGVILTRSRRNHRNVHLRRQNGRGDEVSGYEDNDDDDDNNEGKDSSSADERFTEVRQRRKKRHPTVRSSQPSSSIANIDSGDGCAESDLDMSRENRTVSPGLVLNTEMLGWGRGGVRSNSRHGSAGGSGNKSSRSSRLMKLAKYLRGLEENNNELDVHLLLISVDKESTPSLQQPHLYCRPSLTVKHLREYVSRKTPLQADDVEILSLKGRPRTSNEQSTPSASISIDGMSLVFDPLKYELQSLEGEIFLAGLQSDCTYSRDLLILGYRRKGRS
- the LOC101221333 gene encoding putative E3 ubiquitin-protein ligase RING1a isoform X1, yielding MPAHKRSWSDTVHGEDPRDQQFSHQDAKQSRTERETKTDIEEEEEEEEQREEQLKEGQRVDEGEEEKQRQQLEEATGDRDSEGTQSSSSEEKPEFIFVELSGIRKDVQCPICLGIIKKTRTVMECLHRFCRECIDKSMRLGNNECPACRTHCASRRSLRDDPNYDALIAALYPDIDKYEEEELTFHEEERNRNKQIQESIAQIFQRQSEALSKKRILGKDTAGVILTRSRRNHRNVHLRRQNGRGDEVSGYEDNDDDDDNNEGKDSSSADERFTEVRQRRKKRHPTVRSSQPSSSIANIDSGDGCAESDLDMSRENRTVSPGLVLNTEMLGWGRGGVRSNSRHGSAGGSGNKSSRSSRLMKLAKYLRGLEENNNELDVHLLLISVDKESTPSLQQPHLYCRPSLTVKHLREQYVSRKTPLQADDVEILSLKGRPRTSNEQSTPSASISIDGMSLVFDPLKYELQSLEGEIFLAGLQSDCTYSRDLLILGYRRKGRS